A stretch of DNA from Columba livia isolate bColLiv1 breed racing homer unplaced genomic scaffold, bColLiv1.pat.W.v2 Scaffold_134, whole genome shotgun sequence:
agggggaagtgtgtgggggggagaggtggttaacaatacatctgccagggttttattgtcaccccgcaatcttaaccctcgacaggaGCATACGCAACCGCCCTCCATTGCCTTTGTCCAGTTGCAGTGCATGTTGCACTGCCATCAGTAAACCAGGCATCCTTCTTGTGCTCTGCTGTTAACTCGTCGTAAGGAGGAGCCTCCTCCACAGGAGAGGTTGGGATGTCTCCCGGGGAAGAGTTTCCCCAAGTGCAGGCACATGATTAAATGATATTGTAGCAAGAAGGGTGGCATGTGGGGCAGCCACGTGAGTTTCCTGGTAAAAATCATTGCTGCAGAGAGTGTTCCACTTCCAGTGCGTAGCTGCCTGACCTACTCCTGCATGGGCCCTAACAGAGTCATCTGGTATGGGGGTGTGGACAGTTACACTATCCTGACCCAtgattttttcagtttcctgCAGTGCCCAAACAACAGCCAGAATCTGTTTTTCCATTGGGGTATAATGAGTAGCAGACCCTTGCAGTGCTTTAGACCAAAACCCTAGTGGTTCCTTCTGATTTTTTGGTCCAGTTGTCTGCCACAATCGCCAAGAGACTCCACCATCCAAAATCGTTACTTCTAGTTCAAAAGGATATCCTTGCCTGGGAGTATATGATCGGGCATGTTCAATCAAGGCACTTTGACAGGCATCAAAAGCTTCTTGTTGTTGGTCACTGCCAACAGCCTTCTTTCTAGTTAGTTTCTGCAGAGGCCTCATTAAAATTGCCAAATACAAGATAAAGGTCCTCCAGTACCCCAGAAGTCCCACAAAGGCCTGTAACTGCGCTACTGTGGCTGGTGCAGGAAATTGCTGAACTGTCTGCTGCACTTTATTTGGTATTTCCTTAATCTGCCCATGCCAGACGACCCCCAAGAACTGTACAGTGGTACTAGGGCCATGTATTTTCCTTGGATTGATTGTCCAGGCCTGGTTCTGCAAATGTGACTGCAATGactcagcagctgcttcaaTTTCTTGTTGTGACTCTGCCATAAGCAAGACATCATCAGTATCGTGTCGTACAGTAAGATACCTGACCATGGTGCTACGTCAGCTGCTACCGTTTGATGGCATATAGAGGGGCTGTGCTTGTATCCTTGAATCCTGAAAGCTATATTGCTTTTGCtgccaggtgaaagcaaactggtCCTGACTCTCTGGGGCAATGGCaattgaaaagaaagcattagCAAGGTCTAGCACCATTTTCCATGGCAATAAGTTCTTGCCAGTTTTTTCTATGAGTGTAACCATATCTGGCACCATAACTGCAAGGTGTGGGGGGGTGACTTTATTGAATTCTCTGTAGTCTACAGTCATTCTCCAAGTACCATCTGTTTTTCGAACAGGCCAGATAGGATTATTGAAAGCGGTCACAGTTTCTTTAATGATCCCCACTTGTCGGAGTGCCCGAATAGTCTCAGTAATTTCTTCCTCCCCCCGGGATGCGATATTGTTTTATATTCACCACCTTGgcgggtgcaggcagcacaacAGGATCCCATTTTGGGAATCCATACAAGACAGTTACAGACTGGATAGCAAATCCTGTGCGCAGAGAGCCGAAAGCAAAATGACCATTTAAGGTTCCAACCGTCTGCCCTGGTAGGACATCAATACCCAGGATATATTCTTTAATTGGGGCAATCAACACTGTTCCAGTAGATGGCTTGGGATTTGCGATTGTGAGGGGAACAGCAGCTTGGAGAGCAGGGATCAGACGTCCCCCCAAACCACAAATCTGCGATGTAGCATCTTTGTTCTTAATATCACTATGTAAAACTGTGACCTCAGCCCCCGTATCCACCAGAGCTAATGCATTCAAAATCCCCCCAGACTGCCACTCTAGAGTTAAAGGAACGTAAGGGTGTCGGTTCTTCCACAGTTCCCATACAGcgggggtggcactggatgagctttgacggtcccttccaacccaaaccgtcctgtgactctgtgaacCCGCACTGCCCCGGCTCAGCCCGGCAGCGCCGCTGGGAAAGCGGCTCCAGGACAGGGTGAAAGCGCCGGGTGGCAGCTGCTGGCGAGGAGGGGAGGGCAGCGTGAGAGACGAGGCCGGGCAGCCCGGAGCAGAGGGTCTCGCTGAAACGGCGCTGTGGAAACCCTCGGGGGATGGCGGGAGCTGAGGGCAAAACAGTGGGAAACAGCTCCTGGGGCGCTGGGACCAGCCCTGCTGTATAACTGCGTGTCTTTGCTGCCCCATGCCCGCACGGCCTTCTGCCTCcccctgcagggcagggcctggGGGCCAGCGAGCGCCCGCCCGCCGGCACCGTAACTACACCTGGAACCAGGCTGTGCTGAGGGACAGACGTCCTGCGGCAGCGGGAGAGCCCAGGAACGACACCGTCTGCTCAGCACGCTCAGGGCGCTGCACAGCTGAAGAACACCAGGGCTTTGGCATTCTCCTCCAGCTTTATTAAATCCAGCCCTTCCTCCCGAGAAGAGCTGCACCTCCGCCGGGCTTAgcggggccagcagcacaggcCTCGCAGGGTCCATCGCGATCGTGGCTGCTCCCTTGGGTTGCCCAGGATGTGGATGGtctgggctgccagggagcagatggAGGGTTCGCTGTCCTGCTCCAAGGGCTGAAGGGCTgcaagggaaagaagcagaacccACATGAACTCCCACGTCTGCAGAGACCCCCAGGCATCCCCTCCCGACCATGCTCCCTACTCACCGCTGCAGATCTcagccagctcctcctcctcccttcggtCCCTCAGGGGccgcgcagccagccctgggcacagagttccgtcagcccctgctccctcccctcacgagggctgagcccaggggagagcaggagccgaGATGGTGGCACCGGGCAAGGCGGCCACCAAGGCCACCTgcgtgggcagggctgggaggggaggccaaggccctgcccggggcagctggggctctggcagccacagggctgctccttgtgccagggcagtggcggggaccagggccaggcTGCCGAaagagggacctgggggctgTGACTCACCAATGAACCTCACGGCCGCCTCTCGtgagctggcctgagcatccctcaGGTACGGCAGGCTCTGActcaagaactcttgagctctgctcctgtcccgctccagctggagagagcacaagggcaTGGGCATgtcactgtccctccccagctggcCGGACCAGTCCCTCCTCCCATGAACCCACATTCCCCTTCCCCCccggccattcccgtgttccagccaggagccccgtggggctgagagagagacacaggccgaggggtcccaggggtgctgagagccctccCTCCCGCTGGCtgcggggcagagggaagagccctgggggctctgttcttgaggacagggaacaaggatgcagctcggggctgcagcaggacaggcgaggtacatctgcagagcccacaggacagacatgtggggcagccccgtccagcctgggccctgggtCTTGGGGGTTGTCCTCACCAAGCTCTCTCCAATCCGCCATGTCTGCTCTGTCTGCACCAGCTGTTTGAGCTGTTTCcacctgagcagctctgctgcagcgAGGAGGGCTTCCCCAGCGGCCTGTGGAACaggagaagctgggagatggcaccaCGGTTGGGGCAGGAGACCTGGTGTCCCCCTGCTCTGGACTTTGTTCCTGGGGCgattctgcccttagggagcggggacatgccctggcccaaacgcccaggggtctcttccctgcatTACTGCTCggctttgaaatctgtaccttggccacgctctgcacTTGGTCACTCATGcggaagaagagagggagcaggCCACATTGCACCGTGTTCTTCATCTCCCTCTTGTTGTTCCGCACCACCatcttcatcaggtctctgaagaggctgatggagctctctctcagctggctcagctcctgggagggagcagcacagtaggacctgagcaccagcagctctctgcccacggggagcagaagctcctgcatggctgatgggAGGGGAGACGCTCCAGGGTGGCATtgtgcacactgcagttgtggccagatctgcggccctgGGTGTGTGAAGGGCCACTCAAGGGACTtgctcaggcagtgcctgtgcctcaaagtgccgtcccagcatctcccagcagcctcagcagccatggtggggaggagctgtgggagcagcgggcagggagaagctgggctgggctgcagaatgcagaaaccatcccacaagagccctgggagaaaggagagaagccCCTGCTTTGAGTGGCTGGGCAGAAGGGCAACTGTCATTGTCCAGTGCCCACCCGCGGGGCTCAGGCTTACacatcagccttatacatcagtcttatacatcagccttatacatcagccttacgtcatcaaagaggggcaggagaaatCCTGCCAGCGTCACGGCGATGGGGCTGGCCTCCTCCCTCTGCAGCTGAGCCATCACGGTTCTGAAGATGGccagagccttgatcttgatGGCCTTGTTGCCGCACTGCAGGACCCACAtcaggtctggcagcatgaccttcattttccttgcctGTACGACGAAGAGAGTTGCCCTTTTGGGACCAGGTCCATGTGtggagagctccccaggcagcccccaggccccaccatggcaggaAGGGCCTTTGGAGCAGCCACCATGGCTGCCCTTCGCAACACCCCGCTCACCATCTCGTCTGTCTGTGACAGCGTCATGATGCCCGTGAGCACCAGGGAGAGCATGGCcagcctttcttccttcagaaacCTGAAGGCCATGTAGAGCAGAGCAAACTCCCGATCTCCCAGATCACTGCcggccagcatctgaaagcaagccagcagtgagcgACCGGCAGAGCCGCGGGGGCTCCTggcaccgtgcagctcctggttCCCAGGGCAGCCCAGGCCAAGGGCACCAGGGTGTTTTTCCGGTCACTCACAGCCAAGCTAACGAGGCAGTGGTCCTCCAGGTACGTGCAGAAGAGCCTGCTCTTTGGGTCCTGGAGTTGGATGAGCAGCTCCTTCAAAACGCTTTGCAGGGtctggggcacggagaacatcacctcccacagtgccagggcagtgctgcaaaagagcgctctgtcagcagggcagcctgggccacagcagcgtgtccggctccgcgctgcaggacgcttgggatgccctgggcagcagcagaggctgagctgctgctcccgtggggctggcaggagcgcagtggggggctctgggctggcttgctcagctgtggctgctgcgggcctggctgacccccagcgctggaaagcgtggtgggatggagggtcctgctcctcaggggtgtcctgcaggatcccttggcgctggcagccagagcgtctCTGGGCctctctccccacagggaacaagccctcatggcttttggagccagtacctgtctcctggtggtgcgattgtcagcagcgtagacaccacctccccagggcatttGTCAACCATCCAGACAATTAGAGACTCCACGCTCTGTCGGGCTGGTGCCGTGTTGATGCACCCCAGGGTTTTGTGGATGCAGCTCGTGATCTTTGGCACCTGGAGGAGACACAGGTGAGgatggtgctgccactggagtgcagccatttcctcagctgtccttcccatccctctctgccgccttcagGTGGCTTCAGGTGTCCGAGACACCGGGATTTGAGAGGAAGAGATTGttggagggaggaacaaggcctgacagggccaaagggcaatccagccaaaggccacttacatccaccagccagaaatcgCAGTTTCCCTTGACCACGtccagcatgtttctggccaCCTCCTTGTCAAAGGCGCTGGAGTCTGTCATTGCCTCAGTGAACACCAGGACCATGTCTGTCCTCTCGGAAGGCTGGAGGTATTCTGCAAAGAGctaagggaggaagggaggcagtgaagccaagtcacaccgagtgccccggtgctgctgcgtagccgggcagtgccagcagccctgcagagacgcCCGGCGGTGCTGCGGCAGTGcccgcagcaaagctggcagcaggggcggcagtgactgctggggaggaggagaagagaggcccggggagagggaggagggttgggctcatgggcacagggtgctggccctgccgtgaaccagggcttgctggtggccagcagggctggggctgctgctgggacactggagagcagccctcgcATCGTCCCTGctcggggacagcaggaaccctctcagcagggacagagAGGCCATGCCAGCCCCCTGATTGTGGAGACCTTTGCTCACACAAGTCCCCTGCTGGTGCCACCAACAAGAGTGCCAGCAAGAGCTCTTTACCATGATGTCGGGTTTTAGCCAATCCTCAGAGGAGCTGTCGGGATCTTCCAAGTAGGGCTGTCGTGCTTGATTCCTCCTGTCTAAACAGCGGGGAAACATAGAGAACTCAGTAAAGCACAGCAGCTTTGTCAGCAAGCTTCCCAAAGCACCCCAAGATCTGCCTTCATGATTGCAGGGCATAAGTGGTCAAGGAGAATTCTGGAGGGCATCAGGAACAGCTTCTTGCTCCAAGCACTGGAAGCTCTAGCCAGGAGGACTCAGAGGTAGACCTGCTCTTCACTGGCAGGAAAATCATGGCTTTGGGTCATGGCAATCAGCCATATGTTTGGGTCTGGGAACCACGAAACAGCGGGCTTCAGGATCccgaaaggagggaggaaggagagcagcagagaacagatCCCAGACTTTGGGAGAGcgctcagctgctgcagcaaaatggCAGCTGGGATGCTATGggaagcagctgggaaggacAAAGGAGGTGAGGAACAGGAGCAGACCCATCGGGAGATGTCTGTGTGTAGAGGGATCGACCCCAACACAACTTCTCTTACTGTTTTGTCCAGCCAGGAAGACAGCGAGGTGCTGCACTGCATCTCGAGCCAGAGTTCTTGCCTCTTCCCAGGAATGTTGGGAAAGGAGGAGATGCCccagcagctgtcccagcaCTGGGATCTGGATGTCTCTATAGCTGACAGGGCCGTGTATGTCTGTCCTAGAGCAGCACCAGGCCTGGGCgagggagacagaagagcaGGAGGGTTGAGGGCAGGCGGCTGTGCCAAAGCCCTGAACCCAAGCGTGTGTCCAGGGCTCCGTGGGCAGGCAGGACTGTCCAGGGCCGTGCCGCtcacagctcccaaagcagctgggtgggcaacGGCCCCGCgtggggagagctgcaggctgctctggggtgcagggaaggGCAGACGCTCTGGCCGGAGGGTGCCTGGCTCCTGACCTCCAGTGTGGGATTCTCAGCCAACACGAAGCTCAGCCCCTCAATCCTCCCCACGGCCCTCTGCCGCACATGTTCTCTCTCGGAGCTGCTCAGAGTCAGGagcatctggggagagagaagctgctggtgagccctgggagcagccaccactccagcagaagcagcaccgCTCAACGCCTGTGCTGGACTGGCCCACTCCATTAAAGATTCCACAGGACTCAACCAAAGCCTGTAGCGAGGTTCTTGCCCTGGGGTCCCTGGCAGGTTTGGGACAAATGCCCTGGGCCCGCCCTGTGgccaggcaggaaggcagatgcCACCCTCTACGGCCACCGTGCTGCGGAAGAGCCTGGAGGGCAGCCCCTGGTtccccggggaggtgggcaccctcccggcagcgctctctgcacggcacggggtgggactgtcacctccagagtggacaccccatccccagggtgAGGAACAGCCCTTGTGAAGCCCAAACTTCGCACACCCAGACCTGGAAGATATTCTGCAGCAGCTCGCTGACTCTGGAGGCACGAGAGTTGAGGAGCAATGCCTGCAGCATGTTGTCCATGGACCGCATGGTCTGCAAGAAGACAACGGGTTGTGATCACGTTTCCAGCCATCCCTCTCATTCCCAGGAGACTGATGTGAACTCCCAGCACCGAGGGACGACTCCCGCGCTGCTGCgctgtgcctgggagagacCCAGGGGCAAATAACCTGCTATGGGCAGAGCAGCCTGCGAAACTGGACGTGGCCAGACCCACAGGCAGGGGATGAAGGGATGAGGGTgggacagcagagctgagaacCTGCCCTGCCTTGGGTCTCTGGTTATATCACGACACGGGGTGGTAGGGGAGCAGACAGAGGGACCGGGGGCTCCTGTAGCTCACGCAGCACTTACTTCTAAGTAGAGGTAACGGTCCATGTCCTCCACTTCTGGTGGAAGCGAGAAGACACTGGAGAAGCAGGCTTGGAGCAGCCTTGTCTCCTTGCcctccagcaccctctccactgCGCTGCAAAGAGAGAGAGCAGCCAGACGCACGCTGGTACCTGGAGCAGCGCCTCGAGGCCTCGTGCAGGCGACCCCAGGAGGGATGGGCAGGTACCTCAGTTCGGCAATGGCACGCATGGCGATCTGCCGCAGCGCCGTGCGCAGTTGGTCCctgggctcctcttccagcagcacctgcagagcacagccgggatgggacctgcagctgccagcacccagcgccgccagcccccggccctgcccagcgctgtcCTCACAGGGTGCCGGTGCCGGAGTCCTCGACCCCTTCCCCAGAGCCGCCGGGTATCCCCTCACCTCGATATTCTCCGCCAGCTCGTATCTCTGGCAGAAGACATCTAGGCCCCTTGGCGAGTGGTGGCGCCTGCTGGTGTCGCACAGGTCACGGATGTCCATGAGAAACCCGATCTTGtggctctcctcctggcagccagggagcagagaggcAAACAGGGAGCGTGAGATGGGGACACGCGGCCAGCGGCACCGCAGCATGGGGGTGCAGTGCCCATTGGAGACCTGGGAgtagcagctctgcccagccagcaccctccagcacccgcagcagagcccctgtcagCAGACGCCGGCACAGCCGCCTTAAAAGCGGCTGCGGTTACCTTTTCTGGATTGTTGAGAAAGGACACAATGGAGTCCATGTATCCCCTTAGAAATCCATTCACGGGTAACGAATCGGCATCTAATAAagggggagagcagggagggctgcagagagggtttgcaggcaggacagagcagaaggagctctgccccatgtccatcccagtgcccgctgccctggcacagtctccccgtgcgtgtcagggctgcagggtgcccggcagacgggctgcgatgctggagccaggcaggatgGGGAAAGcgcccagtgcagcgggtgaggaactcgcttcagacgggcaggaaaggtccccgtcccgcagcacggctgcctcctgcccgcccagctgcctctcgctgcccgtgccctgcagcaggagctgggtcccctctgcccgcagaggctgtgctggggccggctcccagctccgagcagccctgggcttcaggcagcataatcaccacccatggaaccccctgccagcgcTTGGGGAACCGTGACCCTGGTGTCGAGCGGGGAGCGATCGCTGGGCCCCACCCACCCCAACAACCAGGGCCTCTCACTCACCAATCTGCGGTGGCTGGGCCACATCCACCCGGTTGGGCTGCGGTGGAGATGTgacctcctggggagccccaacctcctcctgccaggccacccgggggcggctggggggtctctcctgccaggccagcctgcGTCGGATTGGGGGTCTCcctgccatttttcagacaaagggaaggactagggatggggaaggcggaCGCTTCAGCAAAACTCCTCGGTGCTGCAggtctgccagaggcagcggtgAGAGGTGTGGGATGCGCCCGTGTGCTCCTCgttggggaaagacgtgagctgcgctcaggagctccttgctccaagtctgccgggggcagctagagctgggctgtggttggactcgatgatcttaagggtcgcTTCCAACCAAGAagattctctgattctctgacagacgtgggctacgcgcggggctctcgccagctccgtgctcgcaccctgtcctgtcaccgtcctgtcggacagtgtgggctgggcccgcagctgcACCGATCACATgcggggcagtgggtgtcaccaagtgaggtcacaaagggccccactgtgaccctgtgcctgGGTGGGGAGGGTCAGGAGGTCCCCTTGGGAGgctcaggccagctcagccctgggcacctgtCTGATTCAAATTTCAATCCGTTTCTAAAAGCTCCAGCACCCATTGTTCTGAGCACAGTCTTGAACAGTCTGCTGCACCGCTCCATTTCCCCAGCGgctggtgcatggtggggatgtcacagacacactcagtgccatctccttgctccaggagcatccaTCTATGGGGATGTTGCGGAAAGGAGTCCCGTTGTCtggctcagttctctctgggctgccaggggtggcagatgcactcgatcCCCCAATCACCCCCGGCCAAACccacagcagtttggtccaggctccagaggagggaagggcctgagccgtacccaggccaagaactcctgccaggagacccacagggaagcagaagagcagatgaaCGCCGGGAACTTGTGGGCGTACAAGTCTCAGACacacttttcctactgtatgcaatttgactacgagTCTATCACTTCATTCCATAAAtacgacagcctggatgagccactgtgagctctccctgctaaataagtgagctgtatggcaatggttttactactcacaggtcagtggatgagaccaatttaagtttaatattaatcattCACCTTAAGTAGAGgcacactaaatat
This window harbors:
- the LOC135577689 gene encoding uncharacterized protein LOC135577689 translates to MFSVPQTLQSVLKELLIQLQDPKSRLFCTYLEDHCLVSLAMLAGSDLGDREFALLYMAFRFLKEERLAMLSLVLTGIMTLSQTDEMARKMKVMLPDLMWVLQCGNKAIKIKALAIFRTVMAQLQREEASPIAVTLAGFLLPLFDDELSQLRESSISLFRDLMKMVVRNNKREMKNTVQCGLLPLFFRMSDQVQSVAKAAGEALLAAAELLRWKQLKQLVQTEQTWRIGESLLERDRSRAQEFLSQSLPYLRDAQASSREAAVRFIALQPLEQDSEPSICSLAAQTIHILGNPREQPRSRWTLRGLCCWPR